From the Acidobacteriota bacterium genome, the window GCTGAGGGAGCGATCCTTCGCGAAGAGGGGATGGGTCTTCCCATTCTCGTTCTTTCCGGTTTCTGGCTCGAGGAGGCGGAGGCGGTGGTTCATTATGGGCTTACCCCTGCGGTTTACAATCTCGAGATGGCGGAGGCTCTTTCCCGCGAGGGAGGAAGATTGGGGAAGAAGGTTTCCTGTCATATAAAGGTCGATACCGGCTTGAACCGGTTGGGGGTTGATTTCTCTCAAGCGGCGGAGCTCGCCCTGAAGGTGGCGTCCCTCCCCAATATAGAGGTTGAGGGGATATTCTCCCATTTCGTCTTCGACGAGCCGGGGAACGAGGTGGACGAGGAGCAGATAAGGAGGTTTCGCCGGGTGCTTTCCCAGCTTGAGGAGAGGGGAATGAGGGTTCCCCTGGTTCATATGGCGAATAGCAATGGGGTGGTATCCTATCCCGATTCCTGGTTCAATATGGTTCGTCCTGGGAAGTTGCTTTATGGTTGTCCCCCCAAAGGTGGGGTGATCCCGGGGATAAAGCCGGTTTTATCCGTCAAGTCGCGCGTTTTCTCCTTAAGGGGGGTTCCCCCCCTTACCCCCCTTTCCTACAGCCATACCTATAAGACCGAGCGTGCCTCGATTATCGCCACCCTTCCCATTGGGTATGCGGATGGCCTTTCTCGTCTTCTTTCCTCCAATGGTGAGGTGATTATAAGGGGGAGGAGGGCACCGATAGTGGGAGTGGTTTGTATGGATTATGTGCTCGTAGATGTCACCGATATCCCCGGGGTTAAGGTGGGCGATGAGGTGACCATATTGGGCAGAGACGGCGATGAGGAGATAACCGCTCGGGAGATCGCCGAGAGGATGGGGGTAGTTTTAGAGGAGGTCCTCTGTCATTTGGGAAGCTCGCTTCCCCGGGTTTATGTAGAAGGCGGAAGATATTATAATGGGTGAGTGATATACTTCCGAAAAGGCGTTTTATGTTTGAGAGGCCATTTTTAAAGCTTATCTTTGGCGATGCTTCAGATATGAAAGAACTTCCCGATGGTAGTGTTCACCTTGTTGTCACAAGTCCTCCTTACTTTAATGCTCCTTTCGACTATCCTGATCTATTCAAGAGCTATGATGAGTTTCTTGGACTTTTGAATAGAGTTGCTGGAGAATTAAAACGAGTAGTTGCAAAAGGGCGGATAGTAGCGATCGTGTGTGATGATACCCTTATCAATGGAAGGAAGTTTCCAGTTGTGGCGGATATCACTAAGATATTTATTGACCAGGGCTTTATCTACCGGGATAGAATTGTTTGGGTGAAGCCAGAGGGATATATTAGAATAAGTAGGAGGAGTGGTGTTCTTTTGCAACATCCTTACCCGATGTATTATTATCCCGACAATCTTCAAGAATCCATCCTCATATTCCAAAATGGAAAATTTGACTATAATCTAATTAATGACTTTCAAAAAGAAATGTCCGGAATCGATCTTGAACGATATCAGAGCGAAAAATGGTATTTAAATGTTTGGTATATCACCAATGTATTACCTCGCCCTAATAGGCTTGAGAAGGGGATCGCTGCTTTTCCTGAAGAGATACCGTTGAGGCTAATAACCCTCTTTTCTTACCGAGGAGAGACAGTACTCGATCCATTTATGGGGTCTGGGACGACTTTAAAAGTAGCCCTCGCCCTTAAGCGGAATGGGATTGGCTATGAGGTAGATGTGGAGCTTTTGGATACGGTGAAAAGGAAATTGGGGCTCTATCCTCCTTCTCTCTTCCCATCTGTAGTTGATGTTGAGCTTGTTGTGAGAGAGGATGTAAGACACCTAAGGACCTCTCTTCAAGATAAAGTGAGTAAAAAACCAAAGAGATGATGCAAATCACTGCTAAGATTAGCGGAATAAAATATACCCCATTACTCTGTAAGAAGCTTAAGACTTTTCCCTTAAGGGATATAGAAAAGGTCTTTTTAAAAGAGAGTGTTTTTCTTCTAGCGATTGACAATTCCAATCTATTTGCCATTAGTAGATGGGTGTCTCCAAAAAGAACACGGTCATATCCCTATCCCAGGGTTTATGATACCCTAAGTTTTTCTGGTAAGAGAGTTGCTGTAATTCCGGTGATTAAGGATGAGGGGGAGGATGGAGATAGGGATTTTATTCAATGGGATACTATCTCTCTTATGAGCCTTCTCCAGGTGTATGTAATTATTACTTATTATGCTGATGCTTCTCCCAGTTCCCGCTCTAAAAATAAAATTACCTCTCAGAAGTTTTCCATTGATCATATAAGATTTGAGCTTGAGAGGCTGACGGGTTATCAATCTGATGCCCTTCATTGGAATATGAAACAGATAGAGAGAGTAGATGAGGTTGCTGAGAAGGCTATTCGTTCTTATCGGATTATATCGGAAAAACTCGG encodes:
- a CDS encoding site-specific DNA-methyltransferase, whose translation is MFERPFLKLIFGDASDMKELPDGSVHLVVTSPPYFNAPFDYPDLFKSYDEFLGLLNRVAGELKRVVAKGRIVAIVCDDTLINGRKFPVVADITKIFIDQGFIYRDRIVWVKPEGYIRISRRSGVLLQHPYPMYYYPDNLQESILIFQNGKFDYNLINDFQKEMSGIDLERYQSEKWYLNVWYITNVLPRPNRLEKGIAAFPEEIPLRLITLFSYRGETVLDPFMGSGTTLKVALALKRNGIGYEVDVELLDTVKRKLGLYPPSLFPSVVDVELVVREDVRHLRTSLQDKVSKKPKR
- the alr gene encoding alanine racemase; this encodes MRKEMSERLINYAEVNLDHLAGNFTAIKKRVGKEVKMAPLVKAEAYGHGMIEVARKLASLGADMLGVFSVAEGAILREEGMGLPILVLSGFWLEEAEAVVHYGLTPAVYNLEMAEALSREGGRLGKKVSCHIKVDTGLNRLGVDFSQAAELALKVASLPNIEVEGIFSHFVFDEPGNEVDEEQIRRFRRVLSQLEERGMRVPLVHMANSNGVVSYPDSWFNMVRPGKLLYGCPPKGGVIPGIKPVLSVKSRVFSLRGVPPLTPLSYSHTYKTERASIIATLPIGYADGLSRLLSSNGEVIIRGRRAPIVGVVCMDYVLVDVTDIPGVKVGDEVTILGRDGDEEITAREIAERMGVVLEEVLCHLGSSLPRVYVEGGRYYNG